The genomic window GGCAAATCTTATTGCGTTCCGCTTCGGATTCCTTAATCTGAGCGGGCGTTATTGCCAAGTCGTCCGTCTTGCCATTGTCATACACTGGAGCCTTATCAGAAACCTTTCCGTCCAGGTCATCCAAATCAAAAAGATAATAATCGCCTTTTGCGTCTACATACGGCTCATCTGCCTTTTCGATTTTTGCACCGCTGTCTTTTTTCATATCGTCGATGATGTCTTTCATTGGGCGAAGGTTTCCCAGAATTGTGGCTTCAAGCTCGTGTCGCTGCTGTTCAATCGGATGTGCGATAAGTTTTTGCTCAGCGAGCTTTGTCTTCATCTCTTTGAGCAGGGCAGGGAGCTTTTCTTTTGCTTTCTCAATCTCTGCCTCAACCGCATGTTTTTCCTCGTTCAGAACATGCACATAATCAAAGATTTCTTCTTCGGTGTGCAGGTTCATTACGGCAAGTTTTTCTGCAATTACATCTCTCTGGCGGCTGTAAGTTTCAATGTTCTTTTTGTCGTCCCTGAGACTTTCAAGCATATAATTTGGAACACGCTCACCTTTTGCCATAACCTCGTTCTTCCACTCGGTATGCTCCACAAAGTCTTTTTCTGACTGTTCAAGTGCTTCAAGGACTGCTTTTCGTCTTTCGATTATTTCATCAAAGGATTCCTGCCGGAGATTTACTTTTGAGAGTTTCGCCTTCAAATCTTTTGTTTCTTCGTCCAGAATCAGCTTAACACGCTTGTTCGGGTCTTTGATGAGGTCGAATTTCAGTTCTTCGGGATTTATGTCCTCGACATTGAGCATATTGCCCTTGTAGGTCCAGAGATCATTTATTCGGCTGCGTTTCTCATCGTGCTTCTGGTATAAAAGAGAGTCGATTGAGTCAGTCATAACAGGGTAGACGATGTGAACATGCCCCTGCATATTTCCCTGTCGCCAGATTCGTCCTTCTGCCTGGATAGTCTCGCTTGGATTCCAGCCGAGAGAGCAGTTGTACATGACGAATGAGTTACCGTTAAGGTCAATTCCTTCACTCGTGTTCTTTCCGCCGATGATAATTTTGAGAGGATTTTTCGGATCGTTGAACTCTGCCGTAATCTTCTCTTTCTTTTCGGGCGTGTTGTTCACTTCGCCGTTGATAATCTTGATTGCCTCTCCGGGGATTCCATGCTCTTCAAGATAATCCGCAACGATTCCGTGACCTTCCTTTCCGAGCGGCATATACATGAACTGCCCCATGTCCGGGTGTTCCTTGTACATATCCACGATTGCATCGCATACGAATTTGAGTTTTGGTGAGGATTCAACAAGGTCTTTCAGTTCCGGTATCTCGATGTCGTCATATTTGAACTTGTTCAGAAGGGCAGGGGAGACGAGGGCAACACGCATATTGTTCATGGCTTCAAGGATTGCGCCTGAATTTTCCGTCACATTCATCATACGCTCTTCCTCTGCTTCCATGATTTTCTTTTGGAGCGGGGAAAGATCGAGTTCCTTTACATGGCTGAACTTTTTCGGTCTGATGATTCCGGCTTCTTCTCCGTCAACCTTGTCGATGAACTCTGTGAGAAGGTTCTGCAATGCGGGCAGTTCCTTCCAGTCTTTCATAACCTGGCGGTAATCGATTTCACCTTTAGTGTTTACTCCAAGTTCCAGTTTTGTATGCGCGAACTGATTCATGAAATCTCGCAGGGAATAGATTCCGCTGGCAACGAGACGCTCCCGCCCGATGTAGGTGAGCATTGAATAAACTTCCACAGGAGAATTTGTGAACGGTGTTGCGGTGAGCAAGAATACATTTCGGTTATCGTTGTGACGCTGCACGAGCTGTGTCATTGCGAACAGTTTGATTGCCCGTTTTGAAGGCTGACCGCTTGGGATTCCTGAATACTCGTTTGCATCTCCCTTGTTCTTTGGTTTTGGTGCTACCCACAGATTTTTAAAGTTGTGAGCTTCGTCTACGGTGATGTTGTCGAATCCACATTTTTCAAAGAAAACATAGTTTGCGTCATTCACGCAGCTTGCCGTTCCGATTGTTCCCATGATTTTCTCGCCCATTGCGGCGTTTTCGTTTGCCGAGCCGTCAAAGTCAGCGGAAAGGAGTTTTGAAAAATCTTCAAACAGTTCTCCGCAGCAGGATTTGTCTGTGAAGGTGATGTGCTTCAACGCTTCATAGGTGCAGACTGAAATCGAGCTTGCGGGAATGTTGAGTTTGTGATTGTCCTCTGAGTCACGGAACTTTTTGATGTGGTCGTCAGAGAAATTGTAAAGCTCGTTCACCTTCAGGTTCGGGAAAAGCTGCTTTATGTCAGTCACCCATTTTGAATAGACGGCGTTCGGAACTATGATAAGAGGCCGCTTGCTTCTTCCTGTCTGAATCTGGTTGATATTCGCAACGATTCCTGTAGCGGTCTTTCCGACTCCGACATCGTAGGCTAGAAGACCGTTTCCTTTTGCGGAAAGCCGGGCAACGCCTTTGAGCTGCTGGTCGTAAAGTTTGAAGGCAGTTTTTCCCTTGTAGGCGTTCATGCCGTCAATGTAAAGCGGAAGATTCTCATACTTCGGAATCACATACGAATTAAAACGGCGGTTGTATTCGGCAAGGAACCGCTCTCTTGTCTTATCATCAAGACCTTCGTGCATATAGCGGTCAAAGAGCTTGTTTGCGGTTTCCTGACGGGCCATGCGTTTTTCGTCCGCCTGCTTTTTGCGTTCTTTGCGCAGATGCTTGATTTCATCTTCTGTCTTGCCGTAGCTCCAGCTTGAAGTTTTGTCTGCAACGACTTTCTTTCCGTCAATGAAATCCACGATGTCCCACCACGAAACATTGTCAGGCAGGTCTTCGCGGGCAATTCGGGCGGTGGAGTAGTCCATTGAATGACGGCTTCGCTGAGAGTCAACGGTTTCACCTTGCGCCCAGAGTATGAAGCTCTCTGCAAGGTTGCGCTCTTCAACCAATCCACTTTCATAGGTGTGAGGAATAGTAAACTCTTCTGCCAGAGTTGAGTTCAACGCGATGTGTATGTCGTCCAGCTTTACAGGAGTTTTGCGGGCAGCTTTCAGGGCTTCGATATTCTTTTTGTGAAGTTCAGCCGCTTCCTTGTCCTCGTTGAAGTTTGAAGAGGAAAGAAGTTTTTCCTGCTCATCGATTTTCTTGTAGATGTCGCCTGATTCAAAAAGAACTTTATGCGTCCAGATTTCCGGCTTTTCCTGCACATAATCATTTGACTTTCCGATGTAGGCTTTTTCGTCCTCAGAAAGTTCTTCCTGTTTGATATAACCTTCCCAATCAGCGTGTTTCCAGACACTGTAGCTCAGGTCGTCAAAACTCTTGCCGTAAAGCTTTGAGAATTCCTGTGCAGTCATAACACCGGCTTTCTGTGGGATGTTGTAAGTTTTGTCTGATTCGACTCTTGTTTCTGTCTGAATTGAGTTTTGTTTACTTTCTTCTTTTGTTGTTGGTTTGTAATATTCACCGTCCATCACAAGAAGCGAGATTGCATCCGCAACTTCAGACCAGGAGAAAAGCCTTGTCTGTTCCTTGCCCTTGATGATTACTTTGAGTTTCATTCCTTTTGAATCATGATCCTGATTATAGCCTGACCCGCCATAACCACCGATTCCATACTCGTCTTTAAGGAATTTCGCTCGTTCAGCATTTGAAAGATTTTTTCTGAAAAACTCGTAAACACGCTTCTTTCCCTCTTCAATGCCTGTTCCATTTAGAACTTCATAACGGAGGGCATCGTTCCAGTTCTTGAATTTAAATTGTTGGGGAACTGTGTCATAATCTGCATATTTTGAAAGCCAAATCAAAGATTCGGTGTGGTCGTCTGGAAGAGTCACATTTTCAGTTTTGTTGAAAAGCTCTCGCAATCTCAGTGTTTCCGGGTATGTATAGATAAGCCCTGAAGTCAGACCATTAAATGATTTTGCTTTCCATGCTTCGATGAATTTCTCGGCCTCTTTTGCAGCTCGTTCCTGGTTCTTCGGGTAAGCCTCTTTGTAAATCTTTCGGACTTCATCTTCTGGAATCGTCAGAGGATTTTTGTTTTCTGATTCGACAGGAACTTCCTTTTCGGCTTCATGCTCTTCTGATTTTGAAGTCTTTGACAATTCAAGGAAACGAGTTGCAAGCTGACTAAGTTTATTTGGAAGTTGTCCTTCAAAATCATCGATAAACCCAAAGTTCCCTTCTGAATCAAGAGAGCCGATAAGATTACCAGATTCATTCTCGTAAATATCAACGATATTCTCACGATTGTCATACTCAAAGTAATAACCGAGAGTTTCAGCCTGTTTGTTTATGCTTTCGAGATTAGAAACTTCTTCGTTGACAGTCTGTGACTCGGTTTTCGCTGGGAGAAGCCCGGTGATTTTATCAAGCTCATCTTGAATCGTAAGACCATCGTGCGGAGTAACATAGTTTTCCTTGTCACCAAAGCGATTTGTACGTTCTTTTATTTCGCCAAGCACTTTATCCGGGTGCTGCTTGAACCATTCATCCCCCTGCAGAAGATTTATATTCTTGTGAGTTTTCTCAATCGCAAGGTTTACGGCGGTGAAAGAATCTACGCCCGCATTTTCGAGCTGTTTTGCGTAATCAATCTGATTGTATTTTTTTAATACAATTATATCAGTGCCAACCTGTGTGGTCGGGAAAGTTCCTTCAGGTAAACGGTATGCGTCTATGAGTTCTCCTGTAAGGGCAATCGCGGTTTTAGGTTTGTCGGCGACAGTGCGTAAAAATCCGCTCGGAACGACAAAAACGAGAAGGGAATTTTCATCTTTGAGCGATTCGAGTCCTTTCTGAATGAAATATTCTTCATAGCGGCCAAAATCCTTACCTTCCCCAAGACCTTTGTATTTGTCGTTATAAGTTCCATAAGGCGGATTTCCAATTACAAGGTCATATTTCGGAAGCTGGTAGCCGATTTTTTTGAATCGTTCGTTCTCGTCAAAGAACTGCTTCTGGAATGCTCCTTCAATGATATTTGCGTTAGGGTGAAGAATCTTGTTGATACGTGCAGACACTTCATCCTTTTCGTGCATGGTGAAGTTGTTCTTTGGTCTGCCGTCTGCAAATCGTCCTGTTCCGCTGCTTGGTTCAAGAACAGTGACTGCATTCGGTGCATAATGGTCAGCGATTCCCCACACCTTTGCGACAAGATTTCGTGGTGTGTAAAACTCGTTCAGAACGCCGGAATTTGAGCGGTCTTTTTCATCAAGTCCACCTGCTCCTTCGTATTGAGCAAGTATTGATTTATCCTCTTCTGTGATTTCTCCGTCAGGTTTTCGCAAGATTTCACGGCACTGCTCACGGATAGATTTAATTTCGCCTTTTGTGAGAGGTTCGTTCTTCGGCTCTTCTTCTGGTAACAGTTTTGATTCATGGCTTTCTTTTTTCGGCATGTATTCGCGGCCAAATTCTTTTGCGATTGATTTTCTGTATTCTTCAAACTTGTATTCGCAAAGCCATGACTCTTCTGTGTGGAAATTCAGATTTGTCAGGTCGTAAGAGATTCTGTAGATTGTTTCCCAGTCCTGTCCATTTACAGCTTTTTCAAACTCGTCTACATATCGCGAGAGTGTGTCATAAGAAAGAGCATATCCGTTTTTAGAAGCTACTTCTGACATTTCATAACGGATTTCTTCTTTGCGTTTTTTCTGATACATGGCTTTCCATGTCATTGTAATATATGCCTTTTGGGAATTCTTCACGAATTGATATATCTGAAGAAGCTGATTCCGGGTTATTTTTTTCAATTTCCTCGGAGATTTCAGTTGGAGCTGTTTTTGGAATATTACTTTCTGTGGTTGTTTGCTCAATGTCAGAGGTTGGTAATGTCAGTTTTTCATAGTTTTCCTGAGCAACGACATACACATTTTTCCCATGCCCGTTCATTTCAGAAATGAGAGCATTTACAGCGGTGACATAATCTGGATTTTTACGGATATCGTGGTGCGAGTCCATGAAAATATCGTCTATGATGTATTGCCCGTCACGACTGTACAGCTCTACAACTCCGCTGCCTTCAAACTCTTCTTCGTGGTCAATGCTACCAGGAACAATGATTCCAATGCCGGCAAAGTTTTCACTATTGTCAAAAGAAAGGAATTTTTCAACGGCTTCCTTTGCAGAGAGATTAGTTATTGGTTCGATTCTCTGGAATGCCTCGAATTCTGTGGTATCGCGGACATAGAAGTGATAACTTGGTTTTAATTCACGAGGATTCTCTGATTCTTCCTGTCTTTCGTTCGACCCACTTCCTACCGTAGCCTCAACCTCAGTTGCAGTCTCAGGTGCAGGGAAGTAATCAGGATGTCGGTTGTGAAGCATTTGTTCGATCGTTGCGTCTTTTGGAACATGATAATCCATCTCGATGAACGGAATAGAAATGATTTCCTCAATCGAAGAATCTCCCCACTCAGACATTTCAAGGTCGCCGTTCAGAATTGTGTAGCCAAAGCCGATTCCGTCCGTGTAAATCTGAGAGATATAGATTTCTGTGTCACCGAGGAAATAGCGGAAGCCGACATTGTGCGTGTCTTTTTCGTTTCTAAGTTCTTCGTCTGTGTTGATCTTACGGAATGTGTCTGCAATGTCTTTGAGCTTCTGTTTGAAGAATTCGCCTTCTTCTCCTTGTGTAAGCTCAATCGTGAACCTGTACTGCTCAGGCGGAATAACCATTTTGCAGATGTCCAAGTCCTCTTCAGTAAGCTGCAAAGGCTCAGTTTTTTTTTCAGATATGTTAATCACAACTTCTGATAAGCCATTTGATGTATTATTTTCTTCTGATGTGTTGATTGAATTTTTAGATACATCATTTGATATATTTGAAGTTTCAACTTCTGCGGATTTTCCCGCTGCTGGATTTCTTGTATCCGTGATAACAACTTTGCCGTTTTTCATCTCCAGCTTCGCAAAATCACTTACGGAATAGACGAGCGGAAAGAGGTTGCCGTTAAAAAGTTTGT from Treponema succinifaciens DSM 2489 includes these protein-coding regions:
- a CDS encoding SNF2-related protein — encoded protein: MTWKAMYQKKRKEEIRYEMSEVASKNGYALSYDTLSRYVDEFEKAVNGQDWETIYRISYDLTNLNFHTEESWLCEYKFEEYRKSIAKEFGREYMPKKESHESKLLPEEEPKNEPLTKGEIKSIREQCREILRKPDGEITEEDKSILAQYEGAGGLDEKDRSNSGVLNEFYTPRNLVAKVWGIADHYAPNAVTVLEPSSGTGRFADGRPKNNFTMHEKDEVSARINKILHPNANIIEGAFQKQFFDENERFKKIGYQLPKYDLVIGNPPYGTYNDKYKGLGEGKDFGRYEEYFIQKGLESLKDENSLLVFVVPSGFLRTVADKPKTAIALTGELIDAYRLPEGTFPTTQVGTDIIVLKKYNQIDYAKQLENAGVDSFTAVNLAIEKTHKNINLLQGDEWFKQHPDKVLGEIKERTNRFGDKENYVTPHDGLTIQDELDKITGLLPAKTESQTVNEEVSNLESINKQAETLGYYFEYDNRENIVDIYENESGNLIGSLDSEGNFGFIDDFEGQLPNKLSQLATRFLELSKTSKSEEHEAEKEVPVESENKNPLTIPEDEVRKIYKEAYPKNQERAAKEAEKFIEAWKAKSFNGLTSGLIYTYPETLRLRELFNKTENVTLPDDHTESLIWLSKYADYDTVPQQFKFKNWNDALRYEVLNGTGIEEGKKRVYEFFRKNLSNAERAKFLKDEYGIGGYGGSGYNQDHDSKGMKLKVIIKGKEQTRLFSWSEVADAISLLVMDGEYYKPTTKEESKQNSIQTETRVESDKTYNIPQKAGVMTAQEFSKLYGKSFDDLSYSVWKHADWEGYIKQEELSEDEKAYIGKSNDYVQEKPEIWTHKVLFESGDIYKKIDEQEKLLSSSNFNEDKEAAELHKKNIEALKAARKTPVKLDDIHIALNSTLAEEFTIPHTYESGLVEERNLAESFILWAQGETVDSQRSRHSMDYSTARIAREDLPDNVSWWDIVDFIDGKKVVADKTSSWSYGKTEDEIKHLRKERKKQADEKRMARQETANKLFDRYMHEGLDDKTRERFLAEYNRRFNSYVIPKYENLPLYIDGMNAYKGKTAFKLYDQQLKGVARLSAKGNGLLAYDVGVGKTATGIVANINQIQTGRSKRPLIIVPNAVYSKWVTDIKQLFPNLKVNELYNFSDDHIKKFRDSEDNHKLNIPASSISVCTYEALKHITFTDKSCCGELFEDFSKLLSADFDGSANENAAMGEKIMGTIGTASCVNDANYVFFEKCGFDNITVDEAHNFKNLWVAPKPKNKGDANEYSGIPSGQPSKRAIKLFAMTQLVQRHNDNRNVFLLTATPFTNSPVEVYSMLTYIGRERLVASGIYSLRDFMNQFAHTKLELGVNTKGEIDYRQVMKDWKELPALQNLLTEFIDKVDGEEAGIIRPKKFSHVKELDLSPLQKKIMEAEEERMMNVTENSGAILEAMNNMRVALVSPALLNKFKYDDIEIPELKDLVESSPKLKFVCDAIVDMYKEHPDMGQFMYMPLGKEGHGIVADYLEEHGIPGEAIKIINGEVNNTPEKKEKITAEFNDPKNPLKIIIGGKNTSEGIDLNGNSFVMYNCSLGWNPSETIQAEGRIWRQGNMQGHVHIVYPVMTDSIDSLLYQKHDEKRSRINDLWTYKGNMLNVEDINPEELKFDLIKDPNKRVKLILDEETKDLKAKLSKVNLRQESFDEIIERRKAVLEALEQSEKDFVEHTEWKNEVMAKGERVPNYMLESLRDDKKNIETYSRQRDVIAEKLAVMNLHTEEEIFDYVHVLNEEKHAVEAEIEKAKEKLPALLKEMKTKLAEQKLIAHPIEQQRHELEATILGNLRPMKDIIDDMKKDSGAKIEKADEPYVDAKGDYYLFDLDDLDGKVSDKAPVYDNGKTDDLAITPAQIKESEAERNKICRPVMNGEKSGLWTAFKDFEEKGVFDIQGKKVALTPTGRISKTGWNQLQAAMSIYRSKKFETFRYVLIDRHNGEIRDQIAVSSHMPNTTIISDPNNQTLKQVISRAEEKDCLVVAVHNHPSGNTRPSDYDIKSTKALEESMKRKDGFNRFAGHIILDHDSFALYKPHSGWLQKEVEGAAQTKDELIKDTVPEWAEGKVRSNVDLVLVAETLNAKNNWNDDYVPVLFTDSDYNISGLNYVHKDLFLEKSEQVRSKFEQMLKSHVENKAFTDAAIGTSVVSSKFGIKPGESYCDSFFAKAKDSVEVKANWNPTVNPNIFVTKTDEKHRRAAESDIER